A genomic segment from Bacillus cereus G9842 encodes:
- the asbD gene encoding petrobactin biosynthesis protein AsbD: MRREALKNAVLKIMIEKMELKNVTHLEETMRLNQDLYIDSVMMLQLIVYIEMDLKLCVPEDEVDPKAFLTVGSLLDFMEELQPLQEVNVNN, encoded by the coding sequence ATGAGACGGGAAGCGTTAAAGAATGCCGTGTTAAAAATTATGATAGAAAAAATGGAACTGAAAAATGTAACGCATTTAGAAGAAACGATGCGCTTAAATCAAGATTTATATATAGATTCGGTAATGATGTTACAGCTTATTGTATACATAGAAATGGATTTAAAGCTATGCGTTCCAGAGGATGAGGTAGATCCAAAAGCATTTCTTACTGTAGGATCTTTGCTTGATTTTATGGAGGAGTTACAGCCGTTACAGGAAGTAAATGTGAATAACTAA
- a CDS encoding DUF6005 family protein, protein MTSIKVHCLVSCFCEIIKRRSDIDFRPFYFGLWDGDFDITEGGIISYHSENINHDHYLLWFEKLYGIKVNEWYDHAKDKDSNVEMFLELVENKPENRYIIVMVDMSLLPERENKFHQKPFPHYLMISKTEKEEEWFMLDPDFRWEGNMEREKVLHSVQDNPFGGGYFIDIERIGEPTQETVASYFTETFKKNDNELTMELKNVIVKMANEEEGYTLSGLVAAVKQIPVLAIRKYSYEHAFAYFRETLQYSEQEFDYWCDRVEDIVQGFTNVQYRAIKMAMTNNKGMLVSIIEKLDEMNAIELQIKKELERQFLSWKGMKTNQSVVTL, encoded by the coding sequence ATGACTTCAATTAAAGTGCACTGTTTAGTGAGTTGTTTTTGTGAAATTATAAAAAGGCGTAGCGACATTGATTTTCGTCCATTTTATTTTGGACTATGGGATGGAGATTTTGATATAACAGAAGGCGGAATTATTTCATATCACTCTGAAAACATTAACCATGATCATTATTTACTTTGGTTTGAAAAATTGTACGGTATTAAAGTAAACGAATGGTATGATCATGCAAAAGATAAAGATAGCAATGTAGAAATGTTTTTAGAATTAGTAGAAAACAAGCCGGAAAATCGTTATATCATTGTAATGGTTGATATGTCTTTATTGCCAGAGAGGGAAAATAAATTTCATCAAAAACCGTTTCCGCATTATTTAATGATATCAAAAACAGAGAAAGAAGAAGAGTGGTTCATGCTAGATCCTGATTTTCGTTGGGAAGGGAATATGGAAAGAGAAAAAGTACTTCACTCTGTTCAAGATAACCCATTTGGTGGAGGGTATTTCATTGATATAGAAAGAATTGGGGAGCCAACGCAAGAAACAGTAGCTAGTTATTTCACAGAAACATTCAAAAAGAACGACAATGAACTGACTATGGAACTAAAAAATGTAATTGTAAAAATGGCAAATGAGGAAGAAGGGTATACGCTTTCTGGACTTGTAGCAGCAGTAAAACAAATACCAGTACTTGCAATTCGTAAATATAGTTATGAGCATGCCTTTGCATACTTCCGTGAAACGTTGCAATATTCGGAGCAAGAATTTGATTATTGGTGTGATCGGGTAGAGGATATTGTACAAGGATTTACAAATGTACAGTATCGTGCAATTAAAATGGCAATGACGAATAATAAAGGTATGCTAGTATCGATTATTGAAAAACTGGATGAAATGAATGCAATTGAACTGCAAATTAAGAAGGAATTAGAGAGACAGTTTCTATCATGGAAAGGTATGAAAACAAATCAGTCTGTCGTAACTCTTTAA
- a CDS encoding sugar phosphate isomerase/epimerase family protein, producing the protein MKYSLCTISFRHQLISFTDIVQFAYENGFEGIELWGTHAQNLYMQERETTERELNFLKDKNLEITMISDYLDISLSADFEKTIEKSEQLVVLANWFNTNKIRTFAGQKGSEDFSEQERKEYVKRIHKICDVFAQHNMYVLLETHPNTLTDTLPATIELLEEVNHPNLKINLDFLHIWESGADPIDSFHQLKPWTLHYHFKNISSANYLHVFEPNNVYAAAGSRIGMVPLFEGIVNYDEIIQEVRDTNLFASLEWFGHNSKEILKEEMKVLISRNLEVVTS; encoded by the coding sequence ATGAAATATTCGCTATGTACCATTTCATTTCGTCATCAATTAATTTCATTTACTGACATTGTTCAATTTGCATATGAAAACGGTTTTGAAGGAATTGAATTATGGGGGACGCATGCACAAAATTTGTACATGCAAGAACGTGAAACGACAGAACGAGAATTGAATTTTCTAAAGGATAAAAACTTAGAAATTACGATGATAAGTGATTACTTAGATATATCATTATCAGCAGATTTTGAAAAAACGATAGAGAAAAGTGAACAACTTGTAGTACTAGCTAATTGGTTTAATACGAATAAAATTCGCACGTTTGCTGGGCAAAAAGGGAGCGAGGACTTCTCGGAACAAGAGAGAAAAGAGTATGTGAAGCGAATACATAAGATTTGTGATGTGTTTGCTCAGCACAATATGTATGTGCTGTTAGAAACACATCCCAATACACTAACGGACACATTGCCTGCTACTATAGAACTATTAGAAGAAGTAAATCATCCGAATTTAAAAATAAATCTTGATTTTCTTCATATATGGGAGTCTGGCGCAGATCCAATAGACAGTTTCCATCAATTAAAGCCGTGGACATTACATTACCATTTTAAGAATATATCTTCAGCGAATTATTTGCATGTGTTTGAACCTAATAATGTATATGCTGCAGCAGGAAGTCGTATTGGTATGGTTCCGTTATTTGAAGGTATTGTAAATTATGATGAGATTATTCAGGAAGTGAGGGATACGAATCTTTTTGCTTCCTTAGAATGGTTTGGACATAACTCAAAGGAGATATTAAAAGAAGAAATGAAAGTATTAATAAGTAGAAATTTAGAAGTAGTAACTTCATAA
- a CDS encoding alpha/beta-type small acid-soluble spore protein, with product MARNRNSNQLASHGAQAALDQMKYEIAQEFGVQLGADTSSRANGSVGGEITKRLVAMAEQQLGGGYTR from the coding sequence ATGGCTAGAAATCGTAATTCTAATCAATTAGCATCACATGGAGCACAAGCGGCTTTAGATCAAATGAAGTATGAAATTGCACAAGAGTTCGGTGTACAACTGGGAGCTGATACTTCTTCACGTGCAAACGGTTCTGTAGGCGGTGAAATCACAAAACGCCTAGTAGCGATGGCAGAACAACAGCTTGGTGGCGGATATACTCGCTAA